A genomic segment from Streptomyces antibioticus encodes:
- the fabG gene encoding 3-oxoacyl-ACP reductase FabG produces the protein MQENRCVLVTGGSRGIGRAIAVRLARSGHAVGFCSRAADEAALETARLVAEAGAPVHHVVCDVTDADAVRAFVEECEEKLGPPYGVVNSAGVLRDRPMALMSARDWQSVVGTSLDGAFHVSRAVLRGLISRRAGAIVNVSSVIGVYGNPGQTNYATAKAGLNGLTRALAKEVAPYGVRVNAVAPGFIDTDMLDGMTDKAREAAVGKIAMRRFGTPESVAELVAFLLSDRADYVTGQVVQIDGGISL, from the coding sequence ATGCAGGAGAACCGCTGTGTACTGGTGACCGGTGGATCGCGGGGCATCGGCCGCGCGATCGCCGTCCGGCTGGCCCGCTCGGGCCATGCCGTCGGATTCTGCTCCCGCGCCGCCGACGAGGCGGCCCTGGAGACCGCCCGGCTGGTCGCCGAGGCGGGCGCGCCGGTCCATCACGTCGTGTGCGACGTCACCGACGCCGACGCGGTCCGCGCCTTCGTGGAGGAGTGCGAGGAGAAGCTGGGTCCGCCGTACGGCGTGGTGAACTCCGCCGGGGTGCTGCGGGACCGTCCGATGGCGCTGATGTCCGCGCGGGACTGGCAGTCGGTCGTGGGCACCAGTCTGGACGGCGCGTTCCACGTCTCCCGGGCGGTGCTGCGCGGCCTGATCTCCCGGCGGGCGGGCGCGATCGTCAACGTCTCCTCGGTGATCGGCGTGTACGGCAACCCCGGCCAGACCAACTACGCCACCGCGAAGGCAGGACTGAACGGTCTCACCCGCGCCCTCGCCAAGGAGGTCGCGCCCTACGGGGTGCGGGTCAACGCGGTCGCCCCCGGGTTCATCGACACCGACATGCTCGACGGCATGACGGACAAGGCCCGTGAGGCAGCCGTCGGCAAGATCGCCATGCGCCGCTTCGGGACCCCGGAGTCCGTCGCGGAGCTGGTGGCGTTCCTGCTCTCCGACCGGGCGGACTACGTCACCGGTCAGGTGGTGCAGATCGACGGCGGTATCTCCCTGTGA
- a CDS encoding SchA/CurD-like domain-containing protein gives MPLDAITYRVRPGHEDELTEVFSPHTFTRVDSPIIRDPSGAEVGMLLGTGLFVQDDVLVRVIHHDGVGAAQVAQHMSVQKGVREAERAISPYLTELRDTETPEGFRRHFHRSLMTVLEQHSPDERPALGTVALRYPLRPGAGAELTASRKTVNSKASLTLAREHPSIIRTALFLHEDALVRVVQYDGHPYDVVGYLTDRCHGQDAERWLDPYLEGDGRPEHPDAYLALVHEQAMLMIAHMSALGVG, from the coding sequence ATGCCTCTGGACGCCATCACCTACCGCGTCCGTCCCGGTCACGAGGATGAGCTCACCGAGGTCTTCTCGCCGCACACCTTCACCCGGGTCGACTCCCCGATCATCAGGGACCCCTCCGGGGCGGAAGTGGGGATGCTGCTGGGGACCGGTCTGTTCGTCCAGGACGACGTCCTGGTCCGGGTGATCCATCACGACGGCGTGGGCGCGGCCCAGGTCGCCCAGCACATGTCGGTGCAGAAGGGGGTGCGCGAGGCCGAGCGGGCGATCAGCCCCTATCTGACCGAGCTGCGGGACACCGAGACCCCCGAGGGCTTCCGCCGCCACTTCCACCGCAGTCTGATGACGGTGCTGGAGCAGCACAGCCCCGACGAGCGGCCCGCCCTGGGCACCGTCGCGCTGCGCTACCCGCTGCGGCCCGGCGCCGGCGCGGAGCTGACCGCGTCCCGCAAGACCGTCAACAGCAAAGCCTCCCTGACCCTGGCCCGAGAACATCCGTCGATCATCCGCACGGCGCTGTTCCTGCACGAGGACGCCCTGGTGCGGGTCGTGCAGTACGACGGCCATCCCTACGACGTCGTCGGCTACCTCACGGACCGCTGTCACGGACAGGACGCCGAGCGGTGGCTGGACCCGTATCTGGAGGGCGACGGGCGGCCCGAGCATCCGGACGCGTATCTGGCGCTGGTGCACGAGCAGGCGATGCTGATGATCGCCCACATGTCGGCGCTGGGGGTCGGCTGA
- a CDS encoding TcmI family type II polyketide cyclase encodes MAHRTLIVARMDPADAEKVAALFAESDATDLPHMIGVQRRTLFRFHGLYFHLVEAEDAIGDRLYQARSHPLYEDINVRLQQYMTPYDPAWREPKDSMAEPFYRWTP; translated from the coding sequence ATGGCTCACCGCACCCTCATCGTCGCGCGGATGGACCCCGCCGACGCGGAGAAGGTGGCGGCACTCTTCGCCGAGTCCGACGCCACCGACCTGCCGCACATGATCGGCGTCCAGCGCCGGACGCTGTTCCGCTTCCACGGCCTGTACTTCCACCTGGTGGAGGCCGAGGACGCCATCGGCGACCGCCTCTACCAGGCCCGCAGCCACCCGCTCTACGAGGACATCAACGTCCGGCTCCAGCAGTACATGACGCCCTACGACCCCGCGTGGCGCGAACCGAAGGACTCCATGGCCGAGCCCTTCTACCGCTGGACGCCCTGA
- a CDS encoding SCP2 sterol-binding domain-containing protein, producing the protein MSTQAEQVTELIELVESVPAKSLEATVAEREGGLDAALTLIFDLLVSEFNPEKAKGQKGVFQFDIASAEGQKLHYVHVEGGTCRTDKGLHESPDITIGIKFPDMLAMGVGKLPGAKAFLTGKLKLRGSPLMGTKLGEWFDHPEV; encoded by the coding sequence ATGAGCACGCAAGCCGAACAGGTGACCGAGCTGATCGAGCTGGTGGAGTCCGTGCCGGCCAAGTCGCTGGAGGCCACGGTGGCCGAGCGCGAGGGCGGTCTGGACGCCGCCCTCACGCTGATCTTCGACCTGCTGGTGTCGGAGTTCAACCCCGAGAAGGCCAAGGGGCAGAAGGGCGTCTTCCAGTTCGACATCGCCTCCGCCGAGGGCCAGAAACTGCACTACGTGCATGTCGAGGGCGGCACCTGCCGCACCGACAAGGGCCTGCACGAGAGCCCGGACATCACCATCGGGATCAAGTTCCCGGACATGCTCGCCATGGGCGTCGGCAAACTGCCCGGCGCGAAGGCGTTCCTGACCGGGAAGCTGAAGCTGCGCGGCAGCCCGCTGATGGGCACCAAGCTGGGCGAGTGGTTCGACCACCCCGAGGTCTGA
- a CDS encoding acyl carrier protein — translation MSSISFDDLKAVIGRCIGEADGQEITEGDLGTPFTDLGYDSLAVLEIASQLQREYGLKIPDEAIESMESPQAVIDYVNTSLAAV, via the coding sequence ATGAGCAGCATCAGCTTCGACGACCTGAAGGCGGTCATCGGCCGTTGCATCGGCGAGGCCGACGGCCAGGAGATCACCGAGGGCGATCTCGGCACGCCCTTCACCGACCTCGGCTACGACTCGCTCGCCGTGCTGGAGATCGCCAGCCAGCTCCAGCGCGAGTACGGGCTGAAGATCCCGGACGAGGCCATCGAGTCGATGGAGTCCCCGCAGGCCGTGATCGACTACGTCAACACCAGCCTGGCGGCGGTCTGA
- a CDS encoding antibiotic biosynthesis monooxygenase family protein, translated as MSAGLRVLLEIRIAPGRESEFEELWRGHAEEVRRLPDNHGQRLYRQAGLDGCYTVLTDWTDEPSFRAFERSDAQQAYLKRLWPMREGGAMSLLEPLHELSGTDLSRHEVAG; from the coding sequence GTGAGCGCCGGGCTGCGGGTCCTGCTGGAGATCAGGATCGCGCCCGGCCGCGAGAGCGAGTTCGAGGAGCTGTGGCGCGGCCACGCCGAGGAGGTCCGCCGGCTCCCCGACAACCACGGCCAGCGCCTGTACCGGCAGGCCGGCCTGGACGGCTGCTACACGGTGCTGACCGACTGGACGGACGAGCCGTCGTTCCGCGCCTTCGAACGCAGCGACGCCCAGCAGGCGTACCTCAAACGGCTCTGGCCGATGCGCGAGGGCGGCGCGATGAGCCTGCTGGAACCGCTCCACGAACTGTCCGGCACCGACCTGTCCCGCCACGAAGTGGCCGGCTGA
- a CDS encoding SRPBCC family protein, protein MARTDNAIVVDAPMELLWDMTNDVESWPELFSEYAAAEILERDGATVRFRLTLHPDEQGQVWSWVSERTPDPVTRTVRARRIETGPFEFMNLYWSYTPTEAGVEMRWQQEFTVRQGLPFGDPEMAERLNTNTRREMARIKGLVEEAARQAVPR, encoded by the coding sequence ATGGCCCGTACCGACAACGCGATCGTCGTCGACGCGCCCATGGAGCTGCTGTGGGACATGACGAACGACGTCGAGTCCTGGCCGGAGCTGTTCTCCGAGTACGCGGCGGCCGAGATCCTGGAGCGCGACGGCGCGACCGTCCGCTTCCGGCTCACCCTCCACCCGGACGAGCAGGGGCAGGTCTGGAGCTGGGTATCCGAGCGCACCCCGGACCCCGTCACCCGTACCGTGCGGGCCCGGCGGATCGAGACCGGCCCGTTCGAGTTCATGAACCTGTACTGGTCGTACACCCCGACCGAGGCCGGTGTGGAGATGCGCTGGCAGCAGGAGTTCACGGTCCGCCAGGGCCTGCCCTTCGGGGACCCCGAGATGGCGGAGCGGCTGAACACCAACACCCGGCGGGAGATGGCCCGGATCAAGGGGCTGGTGGAGGAGGCCGCGCGGCAGGCGGTGCCGCGGTGA
- a CDS encoding peptide MFS transporter, producing the protein MSGPPATVRAETAPADRPVWTLLRERWFSTLFLTDMWERFSFYGMQALLFLYATAPETDGGLGLSDGTAGALFGLYVSASFLAAMPGGWLGDRVLGTHRAMLTGAIVIAAGHLCMAFPARAGFYTGLALVACGTGLLKPNLPVMFDQMNPGADSARRRAAFSLFYMSIQVSALIGPLVTGTLGERVDWHLGFGAAAVGMLLGVLQYVWGASSLRGARTGPSRPLPPAAQRRLVRGAWIALAAAVLVAAGVAAAGGVPLRPVLALCGLASLVLPVVAFRRLLRADGGLDDAARERIRAYRVVFVPSVLFWAMYGQLGSVFSLFAREHTDREIAGFTVPASWFQSAHPLFLLLLAPLFAWLWLRIGGRAGTVRKFSAGLLCAAGGFLVLAVGAALATDGRQVSALWLLGAFLFMTCGELVFGPVGLSTTAEAAPDGHRSRMMGLFYLGAALGAGAGGQLSHLVGVLPLWVYLSGFTAAAVATALALARRTVRI; encoded by the coding sequence GTGAGCGGCCCCCCGGCCACCGTCCGCGCCGAGACCGCCCCCGCCGACCGCCCCGTCTGGACCCTGCTGCGCGAACGCTGGTTCAGCACCCTGTTCCTCACCGACATGTGGGAACGCTTCAGCTTCTACGGCATGCAGGCCCTGCTGTTCCTCTACGCGACCGCACCCGAGACGGACGGCGGGCTCGGCCTCTCCGACGGGACGGCGGGCGCACTGTTCGGGCTGTACGTCTCCGCGTCGTTCCTCGCCGCGATGCCCGGCGGCTGGCTCGGCGACCGGGTGCTCGGCACCCACCGGGCGATGCTGACCGGCGCGATCGTCATCGCCGCCGGTCATCTGTGCATGGCGTTCCCGGCCCGCGCCGGGTTCTACACCGGGCTGGCCCTGGTGGCCTGCGGCACGGGGCTGCTCAAGCCCAACCTGCCGGTGATGTTCGACCAGATGAACCCGGGCGCCGACAGCGCGCGGCGCCGGGCCGCCTTCTCGCTGTTCTACATGAGCATCCAGGTCAGCGCGCTGATCGGCCCGCTCGTCACCGGCACCCTCGGGGAACGCGTGGACTGGCACCTGGGCTTCGGGGCCGCCGCCGTCGGCATGCTCCTCGGCGTCCTCCAGTACGTGTGGGGCGCCTCCTCGCTGCGCGGCGCCCGTACCGGCCCGAGCCGGCCGCTGCCGCCCGCCGCGCAGCGCCGCCTCGTCCGTGGCGCGTGGATCGCCCTGGCCGCGGCGGTGCTGGTCGCGGCCGGTGTCGCGGCGGCCGGCGGGGTTCCGCTGCGGCCGGTGCTCGCGCTGTGCGGGCTGGCCTCGCTGGTGCTGCCCGTCGTCGCCTTCCGCCGGCTGCTGCGGGCCGACGGCGGCCTGGACGACGCCGCCCGCGAACGGATCCGCGCCTACCGGGTGGTGTTCGTGCCGTCGGTGCTGTTCTGGGCCATGTACGGCCAACTCGGCTCCGTGTTCTCGCTGTTCGCGCGCGAGCACACGGACCGGGAGATCGCCGGGTTCACGGTGCCCGCGAGCTGGTTCCAGTCCGCGCACCCGCTGTTCCTGCTCCTGCTGGCCCCGCTCTTCGCCTGGTTGTGGCTGCGGATCGGCGGCCGGGCCGGCACCGTACGGAAGTTCTCCGCCGGGCTGCTGTGCGCGGCGGGCGGCTTCCTGGTGCTGGCGGTCGGCGCGGCCCTCGCCACGGACGGCCGTCAGGTGTCCGCGCTGTGGCTGCTGGGCGCCTTCCTGTTCATGACCTGCGGGGAGCTGGTCTTCGGTCCTGTCGGTCTGAGCACCACCGCCGAGGCCGCGCCCGACGGCCACCGCAGCCGCATGATGGGCCTCTTCTATCTGGGCGCCGCGCTCGGCGCCGGCGCGGGCGGCCAGCTCTCGCACCTCGTCGGCGTCCTGCCGCTGTGGGTCTACCTGTCGGGATTCACCGCCGCGGCCGTCGCCACCGCGCTCGCCCTGGCCCGCAGAACCGTTCGAATCTGA
- a CDS encoding cupin domain-containing protein → MQTTDLIKVALDDVEPNRRRGGDLRVLLSPKTCGATSGFMGVGTLEPGEFVSEHYHPYSEEFFHTIRGRILLRVEGRELVLGPGESFMVPIGVRHRIENPGDEQAHVAFFLGPLAPRPELGHVDCEPLPGEGTLPEVGDAR, encoded by the coding sequence ATGCAGACCACCGACCTCATCAAGGTCGCCCTCGACGACGTGGAACCCAACCGCAGGCGCGGGGGCGATCTACGCGTGCTGCTCAGCCCCAAGACCTGCGGTGCGACGTCCGGCTTCATGGGCGTCGGCACGCTGGAGCCCGGCGAGTTCGTCTCCGAGCACTACCACCCGTACTCCGAGGAGTTCTTCCACACCATCCGGGGCCGGATCCTGCTGCGGGTCGAGGGCAGGGAACTGGTGCTGGGGCCGGGGGAGTCCTTCATGGTCCCCATCGGCGTACGGCACCGCATCGAGAATCCGGGCGACGAGCAGGCCCACGTCGCCTTCTTCCTCGGCCCGCTCGCACCCCGCCCCGAACTCGGCCACGTCGACTGCGAGCCGCTGCCGGGCGAGGGGACCCTGCCCGAAGTGGGGGACGCCCGATGA
- a CDS encoding beta-ketoacyl-[acyl-carrier-protein] synthase family protein produces MTARAVITGIGVVAPGRPGREEFWEMIVKGRTATRRITLFDPAPFRSRIGAEVDWDPERAGLSYQEIRRTDRAGQFALAAAREAVADSGLDLDATDPHRRGVSIGNGVGNAISMEQEYRTVSDNGRRWLVDPDYGVPHLYSYVMSSSLATEVAWAVGAEGPSTVVSSGCCAGIDAVGYAVDLIREGSAEVMVAGATDAPIYPVTVSCFDTLRASSTSNDDPEHACRPFDRRRNGLVLGEGSAVFVVEELEHARRRGARIYCEVAGYSARANGYHMTGLRPDGREMGEAITAALDEARINPDEVDYANAHGSGTRQNDRHETAAYKRSLGDHAYRIPVSSIKSMVGHSLGSIGSIEIAASALAIDRGTVPPTANYEEPDPECDLDYVPGTAREADLDVVLSVGSGFGGFQSAVVLTSPRRIA; encoded by the coding sequence ATGACCGCCCGCGCGGTGATCACCGGCATCGGCGTCGTGGCCCCGGGCAGGCCGGGCCGCGAGGAGTTCTGGGAGATGATCGTCAAGGGCCGTACGGCGACCCGGCGCATCACCCTCTTCGACCCCGCCCCGTTCCGCAGCCGGATCGGCGCCGAGGTCGACTGGGACCCCGAGCGGGCCGGACTGTCGTACCAGGAGATCCGGCGCACCGACCGGGCCGGCCAGTTCGCGCTGGCCGCCGCCCGGGAGGCGGTCGCCGACAGCGGCCTCGACCTGGACGCCACCGACCCGCACCGCCGGGGCGTGAGCATCGGCAACGGCGTCGGCAACGCGATCTCCATGGAGCAGGAGTACCGCACCGTCAGCGACAACGGCCGCCGGTGGCTGGTCGACCCCGACTACGGGGTGCCGCATCTGTACTCGTACGTGATGTCCAGCTCCCTGGCCACCGAGGTGGCCTGGGCGGTCGGCGCCGAGGGGCCGTCCACCGTGGTCAGTTCGGGCTGCTGCGCCGGTATCGACGCCGTCGGGTACGCCGTCGACCTGATCCGCGAGGGCTCCGCCGAGGTGATGGTCGCCGGGGCCACGGACGCGCCGATCTACCCGGTCACCGTGTCCTGCTTCGACACCCTGCGCGCCTCCTCCACCAGCAACGACGACCCCGAACACGCCTGCCGCCCGTTCGACCGGCGGCGCAACGGCCTGGTGCTCGGCGAGGGTTCGGCCGTGTTCGTCGTCGAGGAACTGGAGCACGCCCGCCGCCGCGGGGCCCGGATCTACTGCGAGGTGGCCGGGTACTCCGCCCGCGCCAACGGCTACCACATGACCGGACTGCGCCCCGACGGACGGGAGATGGGCGAGGCGATCACCGCGGCGCTCGACGAGGCCCGGATCAACCCGGACGAGGTCGACTACGCCAACGCCCACGGCTCCGGCACCCGTCAGAACGACCGGCACGAGACGGCCGCCTACAAGCGCAGCCTGGGCGACCACGCCTACCGGATCCCCGTCAGCTCCATCAAGTCGATGGTCGGGCACTCGCTCGGCTCGATCGGCTCCATCGAGATCGCGGCCAGCGCCCTCGCCATCGACCGCGGCACGGTCCCGCCCACCGCCAACTACGAGGAACCCGACCCCGAGTGCGATCTGGACTATGTGCCGGGCACCGCGCGCGAGGCGGACCTGGACGTGGTGCTCAGCGTCGGCAGCGGCTTCGGCGGCTTCCAGAGCGCCGTGGTGCTGACCTCGCCGAGGAGGATCGCGTGA
- a CDS encoding anthrone oxygenase family protein — translation MLEEVLSGVVLIGTGTVTGVFVAVLVSVGPAMSAMDRADYLRAHALLGKGYHPLMPLLVNAVTLSGFALAFLAEGPGRVLFPLVSVLLIGVQAVSHLGNVPINRSLSALAADGPWQDPRPLWRAWHRLRTALAALALVVVTFTVLTTR, via the coding sequence ATGCTCGAAGAAGTGCTGAGCGGGGTCGTGCTGATCGGAACGGGAACCGTCACGGGCGTCTTCGTGGCGGTGCTGGTCAGCGTGGGTCCCGCGATGTCCGCCATGGACCGCGCGGACTATCTGCGGGCCCACGCCCTGCTGGGCAAGGGGTACCACCCGCTGATGCCGCTCCTGGTGAACGCGGTGACGCTCAGCGGGTTCGCCCTGGCCTTCCTCGCCGAGGGGCCGGGCCGGGTGCTGTTCCCGCTGGTCTCCGTGCTGCTCATCGGGGTGCAGGCGGTCTCGCACCTCGGCAATGTGCCGATCAACCGCTCCCTGAGCGCGCTCGCCGCGGACGGCCCCTGGCAGGACCCGCGTCCGCTGTGGCGGGCCTGGCACCGGCTGCGCACCGCGCTGGCCGCGCTGGCCCTGGTCGTCGTCACCTTCACGGTGCTCACCACCCGCTGA
- a CDS encoding ketosynthase chain-length factor — translation MSAVRDRESAPVITGVGVVAPNGLDRETWWRATLEGSSGLGRISRFDPAGYPVTVAGEATGFRAADHAPARLVAETDAMTQYAFAAANEALADAGVAEDSLADLDMAAITANSSGGVEFGQRELQKLYSEGPQAVGAYMSIAWFYAATTGQLSIRHGMRGPCGVLCSEQAGGLDVLAQARRVLAKGTRLVLSGGTDASLSPYGLVCQLSNGRLSEEPRPERAFVPFDPAAGGYVPGEGGAILVVESAADARARGAGRIYAELAGYAATTDPRPGSGRPPGIRRALELALADAGTAPEDIDVVFADGYGVPELDRQEAEAVTGVFGPAGVPVTVPKTMTGRLYAGGAALDVAAAVLALRDQVIPPSVNVRPDPAHHLDLVTDRPREASLRTALVLARGYGGFNAAVVLRAA, via the coding sequence GTGAGCGCCGTACGTGACCGGGAGAGCGCGCCCGTCATCACCGGTGTCGGGGTCGTCGCCCCCAACGGGCTGGACCGGGAGACCTGGTGGCGGGCGACCCTGGAGGGCAGCTCGGGGCTGGGCCGGATCAGCCGCTTCGACCCGGCCGGCTATCCGGTGACCGTCGCGGGCGAGGCCACCGGGTTCCGCGCGGCCGACCACGCCCCGGCCCGGCTGGTCGCCGAGACCGACGCCATGACCCAGTACGCCTTCGCCGCCGCCAACGAGGCGCTCGCCGACGCGGGCGTGGCCGAGGACTCGCTCGCCGACCTGGACATGGCGGCCATCACCGCCAACTCCTCCGGCGGGGTCGAGTTCGGCCAGCGGGAGCTGCAGAAGCTCTACTCCGAGGGGCCGCAGGCGGTCGGCGCCTACATGTCCATCGCCTGGTTCTACGCGGCCACCACAGGACAGTTGTCCATCCGGCACGGCATGCGCGGGCCCTGCGGGGTGCTCTGCTCGGAGCAGGCCGGCGGCCTCGACGTCCTGGCCCAGGCCCGCCGGGTCCTCGCCAAGGGCACCCGGCTCGTCCTGTCCGGCGGCACGGACGCCTCCCTGTCGCCGTACGGGCTGGTCTGCCAGCTCTCCAACGGGCGGCTGAGCGAGGAGCCGCGCCCCGAGCGCGCGTTCGTGCCCTTCGACCCGGCGGCCGGCGGCTATGTGCCCGGGGAGGGCGGCGCGATCCTCGTCGTGGAGAGCGCGGCCGACGCCCGCGCCCGGGGCGCCGGCCGGATCTACGCCGAGCTGGCGGGCTACGCCGCGACCACCGACCCGCGCCCCGGCTCGGGCCGTCCGCCCGGCATCCGGCGCGCGCTGGAACTCGCCCTCGCGGACGCGGGCACGGCCCCTGAGGACATCGACGTCGTCTTCGCCGACGGCTACGGCGTTCCCGAGCTGGACCGTCAGGAGGCGGAGGCCGTCACCGGCGTCTTCGGCCCGGCGGGGGTCCCGGTCACCGTCCCCAAGACGATGACCGGCCGACTCTACGCGGGTGGCGCCGCCCTCGACGTGGCGGCGGCCGTCCTGGCCCTGCGCGACCAGGTGATCCCGCCCTCGGTCAACGTCCGCCCCGACCCCGCCCACCACCTCGACCTGGTCACCGACCGGCCCCGCGAGGCGTCCCTGCGCACCGCCCTGGTCCTCGCCCGGGGCTACGGAGGCTTCAACGCGGCCGTCGTGCTGCGCGCGGCGTGA